From Candidatus Poribacteria bacterium:
TCTCGATTTCATACACTCGCTTTTCGGCTTATACCCTGTGCCTTATCCCAATCTGCTATGTTATCGCGATCATCCGGCACCGGTTGATGAATATTGAACTCATCATCAATCGTAGCGTTGTGTATATGCTTGTCAGTGGTTTCGCACTCGGTATTTATCTGTTAAGCATTCAAGGACTCACTATGTTTTTCCACACAGCCGCGCGCTCTCGAACGGTGACCGCGGTATCGGTGCTTATCGCCGCTGTGCTGTTTGCGCCTGCCAAGACGCGCATTCAAAAACTGATAGATCGGGCATTTGATCGTGAAGCGTACAACTACCGTCAAACGCTTTTGGCACTAAGCCAGACGCTCCACTCAATCCTCGATCTGGAGATTCTGGTAGATACTTTACTCCGCCAAGTTACGAAAGCGATACATATCAGTCGTGGCGTTGTAATGTATCGCGTATCAGGGGACTTTGAGTCTGAATACAATTACAAAAGCGGTTCCAACTCTTTTTCCAAGGCGGAGGCACAGTTTGTCCCAGAAGCGGCTATCGGGGTTGATACACCACCCGATGGATTACCGTTGACGCTATCAGCATCTCTGCTTAAAAAATTGCAAGAGGCGGATAAACCGCTTGATTTTTCAGGCCAGCCCCTTGACCCGGATTTAATTCACGTTACGCCCTCGGAATCGGCAGACGCTTTCGTCCACTTTCTCCAATCCGCGGTGTGGATTCCATTCGTGACACGGACGAAAGAAAACGAGAACCTAGTGGGTTTGCTTGTACTCGGTCAAAAGTCATCGGAGGAACCGTATACGCAAGCCGATTTGGCGCTGCTCGGCACGCTTGCGCATCAGGGGGCAACGGCGATCGAAAATGCGATGCTCTACGCCCAGCTAAGTGCGCGAACAGAAGCGATGGAAACCGCGCGGCAACAACTGATGGCAACCTATTTGGACACTTATGGTGGCACCATACCCAAACCTACAAGCGGAGAGTTAGCTTCGGACTTTAACAACATTGCCACAGCTCTCAAAGAGACGTATGACCAACTGAAGCAATTGGACACGCTCAAGTCTCAATTTTTGGATAATGTGTCTCACGAACTACGGACGCCGTTGACGCATATCAAAGGGTTTGTGGACAATCTACTTGACGGTGTCGGTGGTGGACTATCGGAAAAGCAGGTAAGCTATCTGTTGCGTGTCATGGACAATTGCGACAGGCTTATCCGGCTGATAAACGACCTATTAGACCTCTCCCAAATTGAGTCGGGCAAGATTTCGTTGCAGCTTGAACCGACGGAATTATATCCTATTCTTGAGGCGACAATCGCAGGGATTCAACCGATAGCCGATAGAAAAGGGATTCAGGTTAATCTAGATTGTGGCGTCGATGTAGTTGCGTTTGTGGACCCTGACAAGATGGGGCAAATTATAACAAACTTGCTAGATAATGCCATCAAGTATACAGAAGGCGGTAAATATGTCGGGGTCGGTGTGACGATAGTATCCGATCAGATGCTCCAAGTCTGTGTTGAAGACACAGGGATCGGTATTAGCCAGACAGAATTAGACTTCATTTTCGATCGTTTTCATCGAGTTGCAGACTCGAAAAGCGGTGGCATCGGTTTGGGGCTGCCGATAGTGAAAAATCTTGTTGAACTCCACGGTGGCGAGGTTTGGGCGGAGAGCCAGTTAGGTAAAGGAAGTCGTTTTTATCTTACGCTGAAACGTAATGCGTAAAGGGGCAACGGGGTACCAATACATTGGTGTAGTCAGGTTAGAAAGTCCCGATTCTGTTGCACGATTTCTTAACATTAGCCGAAATGTAAAGTGTAAAAAGTGATTTACATTAAGTAAAGCTATACTATGAATCTCTTTGTTTATGGCACCTTGAAAGATAGAGAATTGATTCAGTCGCTACTTGAACGGCCCCTCGGCGATCCAAGTGTAGGGATAATGCCTCAATGCACAACTGTTATCTCCAAGTGGGGATATCCCGTGATGATACCTACCGAAAACTCGTGCGTCAAAGGGGTTGTCTGGCATGGGTTAACGGTTGAAGATTTTGCTATTTTAGACAGATATGAAGGCTGCCATGTTGAAACACCCGCCTACCAGCGAGAGAAGCGGAAAGTCATTGTTGATGGCAAAGCGGAAGAGGTGTGGGTGTATGTTGGCACTTCGACGTTTTTAATTTCAATTAGAAAGGGAAGTGATGAGTGAAAAATCGGTAGAACTGCTTGAAGAACTCACTCAAGCGGATGCCATCCCCGGACACGAGGAAGAGATCAGGGAAATCTTCCATTCGCACTTGCAGGGGGTTGGAGATATCCAGAAGGATCGATTGGGAAGCATCTATTGCACAAAGAGCGGAAGCACTGCAAACCCGCGAATCCTGCTTGATTCGCACATGGATGAAGTCGGATTTATCGTTCAGCATGTGACTGCGGTGGGGTATGTCAAATTTCTTACGGTCGGTGGATGGTGGGCACATACACTGCTTGCACAGCGCGTCAATATTATGACGAAACAGGGCAAAGTTACCGGAGTGATAGGATCCACACCGCCCCATCTCCTAAGCGCCGGTTCGCGTGATAAGGTGCTGGATATTAAAGATCTATACATTGATATTGGAGCGGACAGTGCAGAACAGGCGATGGAGGAGTATGGGGTGAAGCCCGGCTGCCCGATCGTTCCCTATGGTCCGTTTATGCCGATGAGAAATCCTAGCCTATTTTCTGCAAAAGCATTTGATAATCGTGTCGGTGTAGGACTAGTTATCGAAACGCTCCAGCAACTCGGTGATCATCCAAACACTATCATCGGCACCGGAAGTGCACAGGAGGAGGTGGGGCTACGCGGTGCGCGAACGGTTACCGCCGCAGCGGAGCCAGATGTGGCAATTGTGCTGGAAGGACCGCCCGCAGACGATCTGCCGGGTTCCAGTAGTGATACCTTGCAGGGGAAATTAGGTGGCGGTGTGCAGATTCGGTTGTATGATCCATCCATGATTGCCAATCCACGTTTGACAGAACTTACGATTGAAACTGCAACCGCACACCAGATTCCACATCAGGTTGCCGTGCGGACCTCAGGCGGGACGGACGCCGGGGCAATCCACCAAGTTGGGCGTGGCGTGCCATCAATCGTACTGGGAGTGCCAGCCCGTTATGTCCACAGCCATGTGTCTATCATCAATATAGACGATTACCGAGCAACGTTAGACCTACTACTGCATCTAATCCCGCAGCTCGATGCGTCCACAGTAGATAATCTTGTGTAGCATTGGGGATTCAAGACTGCTCCGCTTTATAACGGATTGCCTTGTTGACCAGATACATCAATTCAATAACCTGCTCACTATCTATTTCGGGGAAGGCATCTTTCACGACTTGATGGACCGTATCTAAACTACCGTCCTTTGCCCAATAGCTTTCGCGGAGGATTT
This genomic window contains:
- a CDS encoding GAF domain-containing protein, whose amino-acid sequence is MKIQRDLTTTLYILASGIYLIVGARSFARAPDTPETGYFYLIGLIIWVVATLVWMQQSQSQVSSESDAKNRSEETLGSYRAVRISYLMSIGFMSVCSIDATFSIAEGTWSSRIVPICQFVSATITPCLFLHCFLIFPAEKQFVQRNTWLLKLLYVPGIALCLSISFFYLRGQDYTREFFLIKLSPLENLTIGFLFVYSIAGQLLLLHTSFGAPSASQRRQARWLLLGIVAGTFPLAVFTTAPRFWDFSISYTRFSAYTLCLIPICYVIAIIRHRLMNIELIINRSVVYMLVSGFALGIYLLSIQGLTMFFHTAARSRTVTAVSVLIAAVLFAPAKTRIQKLIDRAFDREAYNYRQTLLALSQTLHSILDLEILVDTLLRQVTKAIHISRGVVMYRVSGDFESEYNYKSGSNSFSKAEAQFVPEAAIGVDTPPDGLPLTLSASLLKKLQEADKPLDFSGQPLDPDLIHVTPSESADAFVHFLQSAVWIPFVTRTKENENLVGLLVLGQKSSEEPYTQADLALLGTLAHQGATAIENAMLYAQLSARTEAMETARQQLMATYLDTYGGTIPKPTSGELASDFNNIATALKETYDQLKQLDTLKSQFLDNVSHELRTPLTHIKGFVDNLLDGVGGGLSEKQVSYLLRVMDNCDRLIRLINDLLDLSQIESGKISLQLEPTELYPILEATIAGIQPIADRKGIQVNLDCGVDVVAFVDPDKMGQIITNLLDNAIKYTEGGKYVGVGVTIVSDQMLQVCVEDTGIGISQTELDFIFDRFHRVADSKSGGIGLGLPIVKNLVELHGGEVWAESQLGKGSRFYLTLKRNA
- a CDS encoding gamma-glutamylcyclotransferase; the encoded protein is MNLFVYGTLKDRELIQSLLERPLGDPSVGIMPQCTTVISKWGYPVMIPTENSCVKGVVWHGLTVEDFAILDRYEGCHVETPAYQREKRKVIVDGKAEEVWVYVGTSTFLISIRKGSDE
- a CDS encoding M42 family metallopeptidase, whose protein sequence is MSEKSVELLEELTQADAIPGHEEEIREIFHSHLQGVGDIQKDRLGSIYCTKSGSTANPRILLDSHMDEVGFIVQHVTAVGYVKFLTVGGWWAHTLLAQRVNIMTKQGKVTGVIGSTPPHLLSAGSRDKVLDIKDLYIDIGADSAEQAMEEYGVKPGCPIVPYGPFMPMRNPSLFSAKAFDNRVGVGLVIETLQQLGDHPNTIIGTGSAQEEVGLRGARTVTAAAEPDVAIVLEGPPADDLPGSSSDTLQGKLGGGVQIRLYDPSMIANPRLTELTIETATAHQIPHQVAVRTSGGTDAGAIHQVGRGVPSIVLGVPARYVHSHVSIINIDDYRATLDLLLHLIPQLDASTVDNLV